The Spirosoma radiotolerans genome has a window encoding:
- the mnmE gene encoding tRNA uridine-5-carboxymethylaminomethyl(34) synthesis GTPase MnmE has product MYQLEPIAALATAPGIGAIAVLRVSGEGAIELTNRLFKGKDLTQQASHTAHFGTLRTETGGIIDEVLVTIFRAPKSFTKEDVAEISCHGSEFIIQQILRRLMQEGVRLARPGEFTQRAFLNGQFDLVQAEAVADLIASDSDASHRAALNQLRGGFSRQLKDLRQQLIDFVALVELELDFGEEDVEFAHRDKLRQLMLDIRRVLHPLIDSFSTGNAIKNGVPTVIIGKPNAGKSTLLNALLNEEKAIVSDIPGTTRDVIEDELFLDGIRFRLIDTAGLRQATDQIEAIGIERTQQKMRDAALVVYLFDGPAIRPDDLDEVTAELHQSGKPYLLVGNKADLMTETKHEALSPILANEQVIWISAARQTHLDDLKAALSARVRTDAAVQTGSAVVTNARHYNHLIGTDDALARAIAGLDAGVTPDWLAMDLRVALQHLGELTGEITTDDLLDSIFSKFCIGK; this is encoded by the coding sequence TTGTATCAATTAGAACCCATCGCTGCGCTCGCTACTGCGCCAGGCATCGGTGCCATTGCTGTTTTGCGCGTGTCGGGCGAAGGCGCCATCGAATTAACCAATCGCCTGTTTAAAGGAAAAGACCTCACCCAACAGGCCAGCCATACAGCTCATTTTGGAACTCTCCGTACCGAAACCGGTGGCATTATCGATGAGGTTCTGGTAACGATTTTCAGAGCCCCGAAGTCTTTCACGAAAGAAGACGTTGCTGAAATCTCCTGCCATGGGTCGGAGTTCATTATTCAGCAAATTCTGCGTCGGCTCATGCAGGAGGGTGTTCGCCTGGCACGACCGGGCGAGTTCACACAGCGGGCGTTTCTGAACGGCCAGTTCGACCTTGTACAAGCCGAAGCCGTAGCTGACCTGATTGCGTCCGACTCAGACGCCAGCCACCGAGCCGCCCTGAATCAGCTGCGCGGTGGTTTCTCCCGGCAACTGAAAGACCTTCGTCAGCAGCTCATTGATTTCGTCGCGCTGGTTGAACTGGAACTGGATTTTGGTGAGGAAGATGTTGAATTCGCTCACCGCGACAAGCTTCGCCAACTGATGCTCGACATACGCCGTGTACTCCATCCCTTGATCGACTCCTTTTCCACCGGCAACGCGATCAAAAATGGTGTTCCAACGGTCATCATCGGTAAACCCAACGCCGGGAAATCCACCTTGCTCAACGCCTTATTAAACGAGGAGAAAGCGATCGTTTCCGACATTCCCGGTACGACCCGCGATGTTATTGAAGATGAACTGTTTCTGGATGGCATTCGCTTCCGGCTGATTGATACGGCCGGATTACGTCAGGCTACCGACCAGATCGAAGCCATCGGCATTGAACGTACGCAACAGAAAATGCGCGATGCGGCTCTGGTCGTTTATTTGTTTGACGGCCCAGCCATACGTCCTGACGATCTGGACGAGGTTACTGCTGAATTACACCAGTCGGGGAAACCGTATTTGCTGGTCGGTAATAAGGCCGATTTGATGACCGAAACCAAGCATGAAGCCTTGAGTCCTATCCTGGCTAACGAACAAGTCATCTGGATTTCGGCGGCCAGACAAACGCATCTGGATGACTTAAAGGCGGCTCTCTCGGCTCGCGTGCGTACGGATGCCGCCGTACAAACGGGCAGCGCCGTCGTAACCAACGCGCGCCATTACAACCACCTCATCGGTACGGACGATGCCCTTGCCCGCGCCATTGCCGGACTGGATGCCGGCGTCACACCCGACTGGCTGGCTATGGACTTACGCGTGGCCTTACAACATTTAGGTGAGTTGACAGGAGAAATAACGACAGACGATTTACTGGACTCGATATTCAGTAAGTTTTGCATTGGCAAGTAG
- a CDS encoding GNAT family N-acetyltransferase: MTIRFATLADVPAILAIYAPYITDSVISFEYEVPTLAEFSERVRVIQTQFPYLVAELDGRVLGYAYASKHRDRTAYQWSVETSVYVHPDGHRQGIARQLYTTLLTYLRRQGYINAFAGITSPNPSSEAFHRAMAFTHIGTYSNIGYKMGSWHSVSWFQLALQAHKVDPPVPLSIGQLT, encoded by the coding sequence ATGACAATTCGTTTTGCTACTCTGGCTGATGTACCCGCTATTCTGGCTATTTATGCGCCCTACATCACCGACTCTGTTATTTCGTTCGAATACGAGGTGCCGACGCTGGCTGAGTTCTCGGAGCGTGTTCGGGTCATTCAAACGCAGTTTCCGTACTTAGTGGCCGAGCTGGATGGCCGCGTGCTGGGCTACGCGTATGCGTCGAAGCACCGCGACCGTACGGCTTACCAATGGTCGGTCGAAACGTCGGTGTATGTGCACCCCGACGGTCATCGGCAAGGCATTGCCCGACAACTTTATACGACCTTACTGACGTACCTGCGTCGGCAGGGATACATCAATGCATTTGCGGGCATCACCAGCCCGAACCCGTCGAGCGAAGCGTTTCATCGCGCTATGGCTTTTACTCATATTGGAACCTATAGCAATATTGGTTATAAAATGGGTTCCTGGCACAGTGTTTCCTGGTTTCAACTCGCTTTGCAGGCGCACAAAGTTGATCCGCCAGTGCCCTTATCAATCGGTCAACTTACGTAA
- the mgtE gene encoding magnesium transporter, giving the protein MTFELTKDYLDTIQAAIDAEDDALLRTEMEELYPADISGILDELAPESAHYLLSLLDKTVGAEILANLDQSERTTLLKLFTSAEIAPFINQMDSDDAVDVLNQQPIQVREEVIGLLEDREQARFILDLLHYEDGVAGSLMQKELIRINVNLTVNACIEEIRQQAEDVENVYAVYVVDDVGKLLGLVSLKKIVLARKNAKIADIYDDDIVFVETYRPVDEVAEVMQKYDLDAIPVVNVQQRLLGRITIDDVVDVITEQAEEDIQVISGLSGEVEEDDNIWRRSKVQLPWLVAGAVGSLMAATVINGFQSELGKIAALAAFIPIIGSTGGNVGIQTSSLILQSLADTSGLSTTLGRRLLRTLMVAVINGLVVGLIAGTYTFIIGEPRLFFVVATSLLAVVLLASFMGTVTPLLLNKVGINPAVASGPFITTANDLIGIGVYFMIAQWLLAEV; this is encoded by the coding sequence GTGACGTTCGAACTTACTAAAGATTATCTTGATACGATCCAGGCAGCTATCGACGCGGAGGATGATGCCTTGCTTCGGACGGAGATGGAGGAGCTGTATCCGGCCGATATTTCGGGAATTCTGGATGAGTTAGCGCCCGAATCAGCGCATTATCTGCTCAGCCTGCTCGATAAAACGGTTGGCGCCGAAATTCTGGCTAACCTCGACCAGAGTGAGCGGACGACATTGCTCAAGCTGTTTACCTCTGCTGAGATTGCCCCGTTCATCAACCAGATGGACTCCGACGATGCCGTCGACGTACTGAACCAGCAGCCCATTCAGGTGCGGGAGGAAGTCATTGGCTTGCTCGAAGACCGGGAGCAGGCGCGGTTCATTCTGGATTTGCTGCATTATGAAGATGGCGTAGCAGGTAGTCTGATGCAGAAGGAGTTAATCCGGATCAATGTCAACCTGACCGTAAATGCCTGCATTGAAGAGATCCGTCAGCAAGCCGAAGACGTCGAAAATGTATATGCGGTTTACGTAGTCGATGATGTAGGTAAACTGCTTGGACTGGTCTCGCTGAAGAAGATCGTGCTTGCCCGAAAGAATGCCAAAATCGCGGATATCTACGACGACGACATTGTTTTTGTCGAGACCTACCGACCCGTGGATGAAGTGGCCGAGGTTATGCAGAAGTATGACCTGGATGCCATTCCGGTCGTGAATGTGCAGCAACGATTATTGGGCCGGATCACCATTGATGACGTAGTGGACGTTATTACCGAACAGGCAGAAGAAGATATTCAGGTGATTTCCGGTCTGTCGGGCGAAGTAGAAGAAGATGATAACATTTGGCGACGCTCGAAAGTACAGTTGCCTTGGCTGGTAGCCGGGGCGGTGGGCAGCCTGATGGCGGCAACGGTTATTAATGGCTTTCAAAGCGAACTGGGCAAGATTGCCGCTCTGGCTGCCTTCATTCCCATTATTGGGTCAACGGGTGGCAACGTCGGCATTCAGACTTCCTCATTGATCTTGCAAAGTCTGGCCGATACGTCGGGATTGAGTACAACCCTTGGTCGGCGGTTGTTGCGAACGCTGATGGTGGCGGTGATCAATGGCCTGGTCGTGGGCCTGATTGCGGGCACCTATACGTTCATTATTGGCGAACCGCGCCTGTTTTTCGTTGTCGCCACGTCGCTACTGGCGGTTGTGTTGCTGGCCTCCTTCATGGGGACTGTAACTCCACTGTTGCTCAATAAAGTAGGTATCAACCCGGCTGTAGCCTCAGGACCATTTATCACCACCGCAAATGACCTGATTGGCATTGGCGTTTATTTCATGATTGCCCAGTGGCTTCTAGCCGAAGTTTGA
- the rsmA gene encoding 16S rRNA (adenine(1518)-N(6)/adenine(1519)-N(6))-dimethyltransferase RsmA encodes MYVKPKKELGQHFLKDLSIAQRIAELLTMHAGVDGVPYTKVLEIGPGMGVLTQFLLQNTKLDTYVIEIDRESVDYLKQHVPALEGRILGADFLNIRPDLLPTKQANSTEPFAVIGNFPYNISTQILFKVLDMRDRVPEVVGMFQREVAQRVASGPGNKDYGILSVLLQAWYDIKYEFTVDPDVFNPPPKVFSGVISLRRNKTTDLGCDVKKFTQVVKHGFSQRRKTLRNALKPLAPSEAALASPFMDKRAEQLSVAEFVALTKLMGENTPE; translated from the coding sequence ATGTACGTCAAACCTAAAAAAGAACTCGGTCAGCATTTTCTGAAAGACCTGAGTATTGCCCAACGTATTGCTGAATTGCTGACGATGCATGCGGGCGTTGACGGAGTGCCCTACACAAAAGTCCTCGAAATTGGGCCAGGGATGGGTGTCTTGACCCAGTTCTTACTTCAAAATACGAAACTTGACACCTATGTTATCGAGATTGACCGGGAGTCGGTCGATTACCTGAAGCAGCACGTTCCTGCGCTGGAAGGCCGAATTCTGGGGGCTGATTTTCTGAACATTCGCCCCGACCTGTTGCCGACCAAACAAGCCAATAGCACCGAGCCCTTTGCCGTTATTGGCAACTTCCCCTATAATATTTCGACCCAGATTCTTTTCAAGGTGCTGGACATGCGTGATCGTGTACCCGAAGTGGTGGGCATGTTTCAGCGCGAAGTGGCCCAGCGGGTAGCCTCGGGGCCAGGCAACAAGGATTACGGAATTTTGAGCGTGTTGTTGCAGGCCTGGTATGACATCAAGTATGAGTTCACCGTTGATCCAGACGTATTTAACCCGCCCCCGAAGGTTTTTTCGGGCGTGATTTCCCTTCGGCGTAACAAAACGACCGACCTCGGCTGCGATGTGAAGAAGTTTACGCAGGTTGTTAAACACGGCTTTAGCCAGCGCCGGAAAACGCTGCGCAATGCCCTTAAACCACTCGCTCCGTCGGAGGCTGCCCTCGCCAGTCCCTTCATGGACAAACGGGCCGAGCAGCTAAGTGTGGCGGAGTTTGTAGCGCTAACGAAGCTAATGGGCGAGAATACGCCAGAATGA
- a CDS encoding endonuclease domain-containing protein: MRNRQLNNLTVLKSIRKELCNGATDAEKLLWQHLKGSQLAGLKFRRQHSIGLFVLDFYCPSERLAIELDGEIHQTSEVRLNDEERQKAIETLEIQVIRFQNAAVMDNLSQVLRDIQQHVKKG; the protein is encoded by the coding sequence ATGAGAAACCGACAACTGAATAACCTTACCGTACTGAAATCTATCCGAAAGGAATTATGCAACGGCGCAACGGATGCTGAAAAGTTACTTTGGCAACATCTAAAAGGCAGTCAGTTAGCAGGCTTGAAGTTTAGAAGACAGCACAGTATCGGCTTGTTCGTATTAGATTTCTATTGCCCTTCAGAACGGCTGGCTATCGAATTAGATGGTGAAATACACCAAACCAGCGAGGTTCGATTAAATGATGAAGAGCGGCAGAAAGCCATTGAAACGCTGGAAATTCAGGTTATTCGCTTTCAGAATGCAGCCGTTATGGATAATCTAAGCCAGGTACTTCGTGACATTCAGCAACACGTCAAAAAAGGATAG
- a CDS encoding Ig-like domain-containing domain encodes MTLRHLVLSFLLVLPILLQNCAQVAQPPGGKKDTLAPKLVSSMPTARQLNYKGKTVELEFSEYVNSENLQQKITITPQDSNTFVVKSLPLGIRLTFAKSFLPNTTYTIDFADGIKDITERNIAKNTKIVFSTGASIDSLYLTGNVVDDESRQPLLGFVVGLFAPTDTLPINRKRPQYFARTDSSGNYRIENVKAGQYKVYGFDDKDLNLVNNTPGERIAFRDSVLNLNRNYSDVNMVAFRGYGKPRISRRERTDETLGLELSSGIASYKLRFGKPVSTTTSATTATTPVSTTSRNASADTLISFLENPKMIRLYRPANRAADDTLHLTIMAEDSVGNVTELRERVYFSPLKTRAKNRTPLAVQVTPPSGEPIDNNLEFTLVFNKPVLRFSAALMIIGPDSTKPLKLTPANLTWSNNYSRLVIRQKTNLRDTLLFRLQKGAFVSVQGDTLPRYSARYLIAKDDSYGLIAGKVNPATVGPAGTNFIVELLDDKYQVVRTAYSTPAFSFGRLKPGLYRLRLIIDANNNRRRDIGNVQKGIQPERIIYNPGTEENGTIRVKQDFELTDLDF; translated from the coding sequence ATGACGCTTCGCCATCTAGTACTGAGTTTTTTACTGGTTCTTCCCATTCTTCTCCAAAACTGCGCACAGGTCGCTCAACCGCCTGGTGGTAAGAAAGACACGCTGGCCCCGAAACTAGTGAGTAGTATGCCTACCGCCCGCCAGCTTAACTACAAAGGCAAAACGGTTGAACTGGAGTTTAGTGAATACGTGAACAGTGAAAACCTTCAGCAAAAAATAACGATTACGCCCCAGGACAGCAATACGTTTGTGGTGAAATCATTGCCTTTGGGCATCCGGCTTACGTTTGCCAAATCCTTCCTACCCAACACAACCTACACCATTGATTTCGCCGATGGTATCAAAGACATTACCGAGCGTAACATTGCTAAGAATACCAAAATCGTGTTCAGTACGGGGGCCAGTATTGATTCGCTTTACCTGACGGGCAATGTGGTAGACGACGAGAGCCGTCAGCCGCTGCTGGGGTTTGTTGTCGGCTTGTTTGCGCCGACGGATACGCTGCCCATCAATCGAAAACGCCCCCAATATTTTGCCCGAACCGATAGTAGCGGCAATTACCGCATCGAAAACGTGAAGGCTGGCCAATATAAAGTGTATGGTTTCGACGATAAAGATTTGAACCTGGTGAACAACACACCGGGCGAGCGCATCGCTTTCCGGGATAGCGTTCTGAACCTGAATCGCAATTATTCAGATGTGAACATGGTCGCGTTTCGCGGCTACGGCAAGCCACGCATCAGCCGACGCGAACGCACCGACGAAACGCTGGGCCTCGAACTTAGCAGTGGTATTGCGAGCTATAAACTTCGCTTTGGTAAACCCGTGTCCACCACAACTAGCGCTACGACAGCAACAACGCCCGTTTCTACAACGTCGCGAAATGCATCGGCCGACACGTTAATTTCATTTCTGGAGAACCCTAAAATGATCCGGCTCTATCGACCGGCGAACCGGGCTGCCGACGACACGCTTCATTTAACCATCATGGCCGAAGATTCGGTGGGTAACGTGACGGAGTTGAGAGAGCGGGTTTATTTTTCTCCATTGAAAACAAGGGCCAAAAACCGGACCCCACTGGCCGTGCAGGTAACTCCTCCGTCGGGCGAGCCGATTGATAATAACCTGGAATTTACGCTGGTTTTCAACAAGCCCGTTTTACGTTTCAGTGCAGCGCTCATGATTATTGGGCCGGATAGCACGAAGCCCCTTAAACTGACGCCTGCCAACCTGACATGGAGTAATAATTACTCCCGACTGGTCATCCGGCAAAAGACCAATCTACGCGATACATTGCTCTTTCGGCTTCAAAAAGGGGCCTTTGTCAGCGTGCAGGGTGATACGCTGCCCCGTTATTCTGCCCGGTACCTGATCGCTAAGGATGATAGTTATGGGCTCATTGCCGGTAAAGTGAACCCGGCTACCGTTGGGCCCGCCGGAACCAACTTCATTGTTGAGCTACTGGACGATAAATACCAGGTGGTACGCACGGCCTACAGTACTCCCGCCTTTAGCTTCGGCCGACTCAAGCCAGGGCTCTACCGCCTTCGGCTGATCATCGACGCCAATAATAACCGACGGCGCGACATTGGTAATGTACAAAAAGGGATTCAGCCAGAACGGATCATTTATAACCCCGGCACCGAGGAGAACGGAACCATCCGGGTCAAGCAGGATTTTGAGTTGACCGACCTTGATTTTTGA
- a CDS encoding acetate and sugar kinases/Hsc70/actin family protein has product MPTTFSLHNPTPGLHWYVSKPLGTDQIAAIRDPQGGQTVKQPTSIPSPFARMDLVRSAFLNLAIKPDLSGSMNDQRIVSDCLDVGELFFNYDKLKTFVTITPFDVRTDLERLRQSSSQGHKRLGDALKLFLDQDAAEYNFNAINRLFVLSYRGRVVGGTSPKTLFFSSGNDLSWVDVSMGNDRLFDASVCPLHQRDIEYQKFWYAIKLFMPNFRDRFREVDDYLNRSRALLQQQNPAMFYEHIESQNGQPLLTREKFDQDFDELTTGPGDVVEVLGFPLRKKKSDVRAIDTVSDFIIKSDKYARLNPNQPRPMALQNRFFRQFTYVPQAQWNSNTPVPYYARESWRENQRPLPGQPGNYPWLTVSDLLEPYLIRLPFPTDRGRFFDGNLQTSATDKGFLLPLKKDFFDFFDVEDLLQGRVRLKMTPQGGGINVTLDIPVTAPNQPGNQFVTFERLYNPTVGTSNAPNETTNEGIIVENSFTVNIYPFVRSGAVSVPADYRIQLIESGFDSQNQYELTYFRQQANAEVKPESKHQRTVRQQNTDGSSVYYVLREEFDYLQTHIRADGRDMNGIVLPRWQEYNGGSKQFEFSVDFGTTNTHVEYKVDGGSPRPFDVAELTPQVATLVAPAQYNPALFELFLLYDLEFVPPTIGPGRPDSFPTRTAIAEPMNLSYNQQTQALADFNIPFYVERQPAGSNRITTNLKWAKNNDQTERRVEAFLEELLMLIKNKVLTEGGNLTQTTVYWFFPASMTPGRVSQLRADWQELYDRYIGGAPGRLREVSESVAPFYYYKQNPTLSASARPVINVDIGGGTSDVVVYERNEPKLLTSFRFAGNAIYGDAFSEYGAASHNGFIRKYADRIQTLLESQSLGNLSDNNRRMLDTNRSEDIMAFWFSIEKSNDVKAKSMLSFNGMLAKDEDMKIVFVLFYTALLYHIARLMKHRGINLPGAITFSGTGSKLLTIISTDDQMLGKLARAIFEKVYEQQYDTSGLTLFYERKGPKEVTCKGALMQPANSRPVDTEAINYVYPATFNDEFPTLTYADLRKPEVVDSLLKETNEFIDFFFAINQQFSFVRNLNVSSRSLVVAQQELRTHLDTSLMDGIQRKESEVAAEYSGMIDTLSSTIEETLFFYPLIGAINKLANALA; this is encoded by the coding sequence ATGCCAACAACATTCAGCTTACATAACCCTACCCCTGGTCTTCACTGGTACGTCAGTAAACCCCTTGGCACCGATCAGATTGCGGCTATTCGTGACCCGCAGGGTGGTCAGACCGTGAAGCAGCCAACGTCTATTCCGAGCCCATTTGCCCGGATGGATCTGGTGCGGTCAGCCTTCCTGAACCTGGCCATCAAACCGGACCTCAGCGGCAGCATGAACGACCAGCGCATCGTTTCGGACTGCCTGGACGTGGGCGAGTTGTTCTTCAATTACGACAAGCTCAAAACATTCGTCACCATTACGCCCTTTGATGTTCGCACCGACCTCGAACGGCTGCGCCAGTCGAGCAGCCAGGGGCACAAGCGACTCGGCGACGCCCTGAAACTGTTTCTGGATCAGGACGCGGCTGAATATAATTTCAATGCCATCAATCGCCTGTTTGTCCTCAGCTACCGGGGACGGGTGGTGGGGGGCACATCGCCCAAAACGTTGTTTTTCAGTTCGGGCAATGACCTGAGTTGGGTCGATGTATCCATGGGGAACGACCGTCTATTCGACGCGTCGGTTTGCCCGCTGCACCAGCGCGATATTGAATACCAGAAATTCTGGTACGCCATCAAGCTGTTCATGCCCAATTTCCGGGATCGGTTCCGGGAGGTAGATGACTACTTGAACCGCAGTCGCGCGCTGCTGCAGCAGCAGAATCCGGCCATGTTCTACGAGCATATCGAATCGCAGAATGGTCAGCCCTTGTTGACCCGCGAGAAATTTGATCAGGATTTTGACGAGTTGACGACCGGTCCGGGCGATGTCGTTGAAGTGCTGGGCTTCCCGCTGCGCAAGAAGAAATCCGATGTCCGCGCCATTGATACGGTTAGCGATTTCATTATCAAATCCGACAAATACGCACGACTCAACCCTAATCAGCCACGCCCGATGGCGTTGCAGAATCGGTTTTTCCGGCAATTCACCTATGTGCCACAGGCGCAGTGGAATTCGAATACGCCAGTCCCCTACTACGCCCGCGAGTCGTGGCGCGAAAACCAGCGGCCCTTGCCGGGCCAGCCGGGCAACTACCCCTGGCTCACGGTGAGCGATTTGCTGGAACCGTACCTGATCCGGTTGCCGTTCCCCACCGACCGCGGCCGGTTCTTCGATGGTAATCTGCAAACGTCGGCCACCGACAAAGGATTTCTACTGCCACTTAAGAAGGATTTCTTCGATTTCTTCGATGTAGAGGATTTGTTGCAGGGACGCGTACGCTTGAAGATGACCCCGCAGGGTGGCGGCATCAACGTCACGCTCGACATTCCGGTTACAGCCCCGAATCAGCCGGGCAATCAGTTTGTGACCTTCGAGCGGCTATACAATCCAACCGTGGGAACGTCGAATGCACCAAACGAGACGACCAATGAAGGAATCATCGTCGAGAATTCGTTTACGGTCAATATTTATCCATTTGTGCGCTCGGGCGCAGTTTCGGTGCCCGCCGATTACCGCATTCAGTTGATCGAGTCCGGTTTTGACAGCCAGAATCAATACGAACTGACGTATTTCCGGCAACAGGCCAATGCCGAAGTCAAACCCGAGTCGAAGCACCAGCGCACCGTTCGGCAGCAGAACACCGATGGATCGAGTGTGTATTATGTGTTGCGTGAAGAGTTCGATTACCTGCAAACGCACATCCGCGCCGACGGCCGAGATATGAACGGTATTGTTCTTCCCCGCTGGCAGGAGTACAACGGTGGCAGCAAGCAGTTTGAGTTCTCGGTAGACTTCGGCACCACCAATACCCACGTCGAATATAAAGTTGATGGAGGATCACCCCGGCCCTTCGATGTGGCCGAGTTGACCCCGCAAGTAGCCACGCTGGTTGCTCCGGCGCAGTACAATCCGGCCCTGTTCGAGCTGTTCCTGCTCTATGACCTGGAGTTTGTGCCACCAACCATTGGCCCCGGTCGGCCGGATAGTTTCCCGACGCGCACGGCCATTGCCGAGCCCATGAACCTGAGCTACAACCAGCAAACGCAGGCGCTCGCCGACTTCAACATTCCGTTCTACGTGGAGCGGCAACCAGCAGGTTCTAACCGGATTACCACCAACCTGAAGTGGGCTAAAAACAACGACCAGACCGAACGGCGGGTAGAGGCTTTTCTGGAAGAATTGCTGATGCTGATTAAGAACAAAGTGCTGACTGAAGGCGGCAATCTGACCCAAACGACCGTCTACTGGTTCTTCCCGGCCAGTATGACCCCCGGCCGGGTGAGCCAGCTGCGCGCCGACTGGCAGGAGTTGTATGACCGCTACATTGGCGGAGCGCCGGGTCGCCTGCGTGAAGTGTCGGAATCCGTGGCACCGTTCTATTATTACAAACAAAACCCAACGTTGAGCGCGTCGGCCCGCCCCGTGATCAATGTCGATATTGGTGGCGGCACGTCGGACGTGGTGGTCTACGAACGGAATGAACCGAAGTTGCTGACTTCGTTCCGGTTTGCAGGAAATGCCATTTACGGCGATGCCTTCAGTGAATATGGAGCCGCCAGCCACAACGGGTTTATCCGTAAGTATGCCGATCGGATCCAAACACTTTTAGAAAGCCAAAGCCTTGGTAACCTGAGCGATAATAACCGGCGAATGCTGGACACAAATCGGTCGGAAGACATTATGGCGTTCTGGTTCTCCATCGAAAAGAGCAACGACGTGAAGGCCAAGAGTATGCTGTCGTTCAATGGAATGCTGGCCAAAGATGAGGACATGAAAATTGTCTTTGTCCTGTTCTATACGGCCTTGCTGTATCATATTGCCCGCCTGATGAAGCATCGGGGTATTAACTTGCCGGGCGCCATTACGTTCAGTGGAACAGGCTCGAAACTGCTGACGATCATCAGCACCGACGATCAGATGCTGGGGAAACTAGCGCGGGCCATTTTTGAGAAAGTATATGAGCAACAATACGATACGAGTGGACTTACGCTCTTCTACGAACGAAAAGGGCCGAAGGAAGTCACCTGCAAAGGAGCGCTGATGCAGCCTGCCAACAGCCGGCCTGTCGATACGGAAGCCATTAATTATGTGTATCCGGCCACGTTCAACGACGAATTTCCGACGCTAACTTATGCTGACCTTCGGAAGCCGGAAGTTGTGGATTCACTGCTGAAAGAGACCAACGAATTCATCGATTTCTTCTTTGCTATCAACCAGCAGTTTAGTTTCGTCAGGAACCTGAACGTGTCTTCACGGTCGTTGGTAGTGGCGCAGCAGGAATTGCGGACGCATCTGGATACTTCGTTAATGGATGGTATTCAGCGAAAAGAAAGTGAAGTAGCGGCCGAATACAGCGGTATGATCGATACGCTTAGCTCGACAATCGAAGAAACGCTGTTTTTCTATCCGCTCATTGGCGCGATCAATAAACTGGCGAATGCCCTGGCGTAG
- a CDS encoding retropepsin-like aspartic protease family protein, with protein MNKVLISLLLIGLVLYLSGCSGCSRSGSHQPRRSKHSTADKTEQPSSETPAPASKPTLTKMGSGPTEVAMEKANGVYKVPVTINGTPMKFILDTGASLISITATEADFMVKHGTITDADIVGQSRFQDASGAVSPGAVIRLKSVQIGDRVLENVNANVVANAKAPLLLGQSALSQFGKISVDYRRNVVTFD; from the coding sequence ATGAATAAGGTTCTTATTAGTCTGCTGCTCATTGGTCTTGTGCTTTACCTGTCGGGCTGCTCGGGCTGCTCCCGGTCGGGTAGTCATCAACCCCGGCGAAGCAAGCATAGTACCGCTGACAAAACGGAACAACCGTCATCTGAAACGCCCGCCCCGGCGTCTAAACCAACGCTAACAAAAATGGGAAGCGGCCCAACGGAAGTGGCGATGGAAAAGGCGAATGGCGTTTACAAAGTACCTGTCACGATCAATGGGACACCCATGAAGTTTATTCTGGATACGGGGGCCAGTCTAATTTCGATAACCGCTACCGAAGCTGACTTTATGGTCAAGCACGGCACCATTACGGATGCCGATATTGTCGGCCAATCGCGGTTTCAGGATGCCAGCGGAGCCGTTTCTCCCGGTGCAGTCATTCGGCTCAAATCCGTACAGATTGGCGATCGCGTCCTTGAGAACGTCAACGCCAATGTCGTTGCCAATGCCAAAGCACCCTTGTTGCTGGGTCAGTCGGCCTTATCTCAATTCGGTAAAATTTCGGTGGATTATCGGCGTAATGTTGTGACGTTCGACTGA